Below is a genomic region from Acetobacter ghanensis.
TGGAGGGACAGTTCAGCCAGCCTGCTTTTGACGCCAAAAACAGCAAAAGGCATCATCATAAACGCAAGCCCGAACACAATGCCAACCGCCAGAACCAGCAACTGGCCCCAAAGCGGCATCCATTCGGGAAAAGACAATGTCATCATGAAAAGCCGTCCCGACCTTGTGTTGCGCCTGCGCGGATGATCTTACATGCCCAGAGCACGGCGGTAGATGTCCAGCAGGGTTTCCTGCTCTTCCACTTCCGACGGTTCCTGCTTGCGCAGACGAATAATCTGACGAATGACCTTTACATCAAACCCGGCTGATTTGGCCTCGGTAAAAATGTCTTTAATGTCACCGGCCAGCGCCTTACGCTCTTCTTCCAGCCGTTCAACCCGTTCGATAATGCTTCTCAGACGGTCTGCGGCAATGCCGCCTACTGCTGCGTCCTCTTGTTCGCCATCCATGTTCGGCTCCCTTTGTTGCGCATCGTATCTCAGGCTCATGAATCCGGGAGAACAAAACCCGTATCCTGCCGGTTACCAAAGGCGCGGGCTTATCGTGCCGCGTGCATGTGGTCAATGATCACACAGCATTCTAACCCTTGCAAACACGTCTTGAGCCTTCCATAAGCTGAACAGATTTTATGCGTTGTGGCACGTCAACGCGCGTCAACACCCAGTATTGGCGGCGGCCTTGCCATCCACCCTTGCGGGAATGTGTTCTTATGGCTCTTGTCAATCACACGGGACCTTTTGACTTTGTCATTTTTGGCGCGACGGGTGACCTGTCCCGCCGAAAACTGCTCCCCTCTTTTCTGCGCCGTTTCCATGCGCAAGAATTCAGCGATGACGTGCAGATCATCTGTATTGCCAGAACCGCGCTGACCACGGACCAGTTCCGCGAGCAGGTTGAGACGGCCCTGCGCGAATTTGCCCCTGAAACAGCGCAGGATGAACAGACCCTGCACCATTTTTTGGGCCTGCTGACCTATGTGACGCTGGATGCCAGCAAGCCGGGGGAAGACTGGGAGGCTCTCAAACCTCTGCTGACCGATGCAGAGCGGCCGCGGGTTTTTTATCTGGCCACGGCTCCCTCCCTTTATTCTCCGCTGTGCGAGGCTCTCGCCAAACATAACCTCATTAGCCAGCACTCCCGCGTTGTGCTGGAAAAACCCATTGGCGTGGACCTGCACTCCGCAAGGGCCATTAACCACGGGGTTGGTCAGTTTTTCCCCGAAGAGTCCATTTACCGGATCGACCACTACCTTGGTAAAGAAGGGGTGCAGAACATTCTGGCCCTGCGCTTTGCCAACCCTGCACTGGAAAAACTGTGGTCGTCCGATGCCATAGCCCATGTGCAGATTACCGCAGCCGAGACAGTGGGCGTTGGCAGCCGTGGTCCTTATTATGATGGCTCAG
It encodes:
- a CDS encoding DUF2312 domain-containing protein encodes the protein MDGEQEDAAVGGIAADRLRSIIERVERLEEERKALAGDIKDIFTEAKSAGFDVKVIRQIIRLRKQEPSEVEEQETLLDIYRRALGM